A window from Anser cygnoides isolate HZ-2024a breed goose chromosome 1, Taihu_goose_T2T_genome, whole genome shotgun sequence encodes these proteins:
- the MEI1 gene encoding meiosis inhibitor protein 1 isoform X6 → MSPPPCRDRRRPAHAPAARRGRADGGGGGRVMAADGVRPPRCGMGAAPPPAALPRLRRGHPGRWWCLAGAEEARAVPAARCPGLAGAARHPAVGTGREGLRLFGMCHTVEDSDAQDQFIEVLVHLVVELKSEQYLCYILDESQKELSKATTMRGSLPIFTLLGKLADAIPVFADILVVKHSNLVDHLPLGLKYPNEGVKAAVCYLYGKLYSSPVGTERLSAHFEEKLCGLFLNTLGHAQTKELQVNCLGLLKELLKSDHFVSILMNNSRTEEESENSDFLEGENPLPLVLKKFLLTRDEMLQAASSHCVAAVLVHSPSRYAPAFIHADVPEFLFECLLCNSEILIWSVYCCLLLLTEERLFFSKCHTVYGIESLVRSLQDVLQLNNVELHKQGLLLFTEILKRQPVEITLFTNRGICLDAIDVLMKTVDCPVLEVVVEAVKAVAAFLRKDHLSSPPVPYEKLQKLLEAVLKRCADLSPPQSSKKHAGDLLFPVSQSLSRVSQRQGQLLLNTLESFRSACRLAVEFQSDPMAQENAFTAPGSESKETLSNFSEFLLRICDSLCIPMVMNYLEKAVSSSVMEVFISALNTLFMVVPNMRIKFSKKLASSSFIRLTLELKARFCSVQSNPALNQACSRFLCNLCLSLYSATEKERISAQEEQEMSELLQKGLPQLNYTVAESLLLLAENPEAFSLDQSLCSHQHCFILLSYFAYTLGDRFVPEAELFLAIRNFLLSAQDRGDCPPPYILRAVLYLLAVCQDKGKGLDSRSLCTVRRILDNLPDLGLVYVHCPLLLEFFLRYPELMGRFGRQVLQLWFSWEDCSQTEAEEAGFGLRDQLSSANPLLPILKSNSSILLILLDLVCSSSVEVAQKVLVTLRTFLERSEDVLVCDLLRSRFLQILQQLLVESSSASLQANRNLPILLSLLFLVQLRSKGMRELDSTDFKLLHQVSNLCGKCRPRDTDLLQPSLNFLYWSLHQTTPCSQQRGSPDTHSRPNRSPECSHLQEEEANPAVSEHHAVPESCPATELLLLPAGDCHPEHSPWRYTTTAIIAGGCCLAPPCHAAGLLTSRQPAEPFGACLLAERLAAFSSCGCLPGNLTGIPVCEEPGCCTTRCFTALAPIPALDTAQWGPEIRSAARNSQTRDFGEQGRGGLCSVLFSYVGTVHLGCLLELTSCTYAISDTTVVLSVTIFVSYKNCTFKRTSLPRCAETDCSN, encoded by the exons atgtCGCCGCCGCCATGTCGCGACCGCCGCCGCCCTGCGCACGCGCCcgcggcccggcggggccgagctgatggcggcggcggcggccgcgtgATGGCGGCGGATGGCGTGCGGCCGCCACGCTGCGGGATGGGCGCTGCCCCTCCGCCCGCCGCTCTGCCTCGCCTGCGCCGTGGGCACCCTGGGCGATGGTGGTGCCTCG CTGGTGCGGAAGAAGCACGCGCTGTCCCGGCTGCGCGATGCCCTGGCCTGGCAGGCGCTGCCCGTCATCCGGCTGTTGGCACTGGACGAGAGGGTCTGCGCCTCTTTG GGATGTGCCATACTGTGGAAGACAGTGACGCCCAGGACCAATTCATAGAAG TTCTGGTGCATCTGGTAGTGGAGCTGAAGTCCGAGCAGTACTTGTGCTACATTTTGGATGAAAGCCAAAAAGAG CTGAGCAAAGCAACTACCATGAGAGGCAGCCTGCCCATATTCACACTCCTGGGCAAGCTGGCAGATGCCATCCCAGTCTTTGCTGATATACTGGTGGTAAAGCACA GTAATTTAGTGGATCATCTGCCGTTGGGCTTGAAGTACCCAAACGAAGGTGTAAAGGCTGCTGTCTGCTACTTGTATGGCAAGCTGTACTCCTCTCCTGTTGGCACAGAAAGGCTCTCAGCACACTTCGAAGAAAAGCTGTGTGGTCTCTTCTTGAATACTTTGGGCCATGCTCAGACAAAGGAGCTTCAGGTTAATTGTTTGG GTTTGCTAAAGGAGCTGCTGAAGTCTGACCATTTTGTATCCATTCTTATGAATAATTCAAGGACAGAGGAGGAATCTGAAAACTCTGACTTCTTAGAAGGGGAAAATCCACTTCCACTTGTTCTCAAAAAG TTTTTGTTGACCAGAGATGAGATGTTACAGGCAGCGAGTTCTCACTGTGTGGCTGCAGTGCTGGTTCACTCTCCCAGCAGATATGCTCCTGCCTTTATTCACGCAGATGTCCCAG AATTCCTGTTCGAGTGTCTCTTGTGCAACAGCGAGATTCTCATCTGGTCAGTGTATTGCTGTCTGCTTCTGCTAACTGAAGAAcgccttttcttttccaagtgtCACACAGTCTATG GCATTGAATCTCTGGTGAGGAGTCTCCAAGATGTCCTGCAGCTGAACAATGTGGAGTTACACAAGCAAGGGCTCCTGCTCTTCACTGAAATACTGAAACG GCAACCAGTGGAAATCACGTTATTCACAAACCGAGGCATATGCCTAGATGCCATTGATGTTCTGATGAAGACAGTGGACTGCCCAGTGCTGGAGGTGGTAGTGGAGGCTGTGAAAGCTGTGGCAGCTTTTCTGAG GAAGGACCATCTGAGCTCTCCTCCAGTCCCGtatgaaaagctgcagaaactGCTGGAGGCAGTGCTGAAGAGATGTGCTGACCTTTCCCCACCACAGAGTAGCAAGAAGCATGCA GGCGATCTCCTGTTCCCAGTGTCTCAGAGTCTTAGCAGAGTTTCTCAGAGACAGGGCCAGCTCTTGCTCAACACCCTGGAAAGTTTCAGAAGTGCCTGCAG GTTAGCAGTGGAATTCCAGAGTGACCCCATGGCCCAGGAGAACGCTTTCACTGCCCCTGGCTCAGAGAGCAAGGAGACGCTGAGCAACTTCTCTGAGTTCCTGCTGAGGATCTGTGACAGtctctgcatccccatggtCATG AACTACCTGGAAAAGGCTGTCAGCTCGTCAGTGATGGAGGTTTTCATCTCAGCACTAAATACCCTCTTTATGGTGGTGCCAAACATGCGGATTAAGTTCTCCAAAAAGCTGG CATCCTCCTCCTTCATCCGACTGACGCTGGAGCTGAAGGCCAGATTTTGCTCTGTACAAAG TAATCCTGCCTTGAATCAGGCCTGTTCCAGATTCCTCTGCAACTTGTGCCTGAGCCTTTACTCTGCCACAGAGAAGGAGAGAATTTCTGCTCAGGAAG AGCAAGAGATGTCTGAGCTCCTGCAGAAGGGTTTGCCTCAATTAAACTACACAGTTGCTGAAAGCCTTCTCCTGCTGGCTGAAAACCCCGAGGCTTTCTCCTTGGATCAGTCCCTTTGCAGCCACCAACACTGCTTCATACTCCTCTCATACTTTGCCTACACCCTTGGGGACAG GTTTGTCCCAGAAGCAGAACTGTTTTTAGCCATAAGAAATTTCCTCCTATCAGCACAGGACCGTGGAGACTGTCCCCCTCCATACATACTCAGAGCTGTGCTTTACCTCCTCGCTGTTTGTCAGGACAAAGGCAAAGGCCTGGACTCG AGGTCCTTGTGTACCGTAAGGAGGATCCTGGATAATCTCCCAGATCTGGGCTTGGTCTACGTTCACTGTCCTCTCCTGCTTGAATTCTTCCTGCGCTACCCTGAACTTATGGGGAGATTTGGACGCCAGGTTCTACAGCTCTGGTTTTCCTGGGAAGACTGCAGTCAGACTGAGGCTGAAGAGGCTGGTTTTGGCCTGCGTGATCAGCTGAGCAGTGCTAACCCTTTACTTCCCATTCTGAAGAGCAATTCCagcattttgcttattttactg GACCTGGTCTGCTCAAGCTCCGTGGAGGTAGCTCAGAAGGTGTTGGTGACTCTGAGGACCTTCCTGGAAAGAAGTGAGGATGTCCTTGTCTGTGACCTCCTCCGGAGCCGGTTCCTGCAGATTCTGCAGCAGCTATTGGTAGAGAGTAGCTCAGCTTCCTTACAAG CTAACAGGAACCTGCCCATTTTGCTGAGCCTGCTATTCCTGGTGCAGCTGCGGAGCAAGGGCATGAGGGAGCTGGACAGCACAGACTTCAAGCTGCTTCACCAAG TCAGTAACCTCTGCGGGAAATGCAGGCCCAGAGACACCGACCTCCTGCAGCCATCCCTGAATTTTCTGTACTGGAGCCTTCATCAGACAACACCTTGTAGTCAACAGAGAG GTTCACCAGACACTCACTCTAGACCTAACAGAAGTCCTGAATGCAGTCATCTTCAGGAAGAAGAAGCCAATCCTGCTGTTAG TGAGCATCATGCAGTTCCTGAGAGCTGTCCTGCGACAgaacttctcctcctccctgctggtGATTGTCATCCAGAACACAGCCCATGGCGCTACACAACCACAGCCATCATCGCTGGAGGATGCTGCCTTGCACCCCCTTGCCATGCAGCAGGTCTGCTCACTTCTCGTCAGCCTGCAGAACCTTTTGGTGCATGTCTACTTGCAG AAAGACTTGCTGCTTTCTCAAGCTGTGGTTGCCTGCCTGGAAACCTTACTGGAATACCTGTGTGTGAAGAACCAGGATGTTG cACTACACGTTGCTTCACAGCCCTGGCACCGATTCCTGCTCTTGACACTGCTCAATGGGGGCCAGAAATCCGTTCTGCAGCCAGAAATTCTCAGACTCGTGACTTTGGTGAgcaggggaggggtgggctgtgctctgttttgttCTCGTATGTTGGTACAGTGCATCTGGGTTGTTTACTGGAACTTACCTCCTGCACGTATGCGATCTCAGATACTACTGTGGTTTTGTCCGTCACTATATTTGTGTCCTATAAGAATTGTACTTTCAAGCGAACTTCCCTTCCACGCTGTGCAGAAACTGACTGCTCTAACTGA
- the MEI1 gene encoding meiosis inhibitor protein 1 isoform X1, whose product MSPPPCRDRRRPAHAPAARRGRADGGGGGRVMAADGVRPPRCGMGAAPPPAALPRLRRGHPGRWWCLAGAEEARAVPAARCPGLAGAARHPAVGTGREGLRLFGMCHTVEDSDAQDQFIEVLVHLVVELKSEQYLCYILDESQKELSKATTMRGSLPIFTLLGKLADAIPVFADILVVKHSNLVDHLPLGLKYPNEGVKAAVCYLYGKLYSSPVGTERLSAHFEEKLCGLFLNTLGHAQTKELQVNCLGLLKELLKSDHFVSILMNNSRTEEESENSDFLEGENPLPLVLKKFLLTRDEMLQAASSHCVAAVLVHSPSRYAPAFIHADVPEFLFECLLCNSEILIWSVYCCLLLLTEERLFFSKCHTVYGIESLVRSLQDVLQLNNVELHKQGLLLFTEILKRQPVEITLFTNRGICLDAIDVLMKTVDCPVLEVVVEAVKAVAAFLRKDHLSSPPVPYEKLQKLLEAVLKRCADLSPPQSSKKHAGDLLFPVSQSLSRVSQRQGQLLLNTLESFRSACRLAVEFQSDPMAQENAFTAPGSESKETLSNFSEFLLRICDSLCIPMVMNYLEKAVSSSVMEVFISALNTLFMVVPNMRIKFSKKLASSSFIRLTLELKARFCSVQSNPALNQACSRFLCNLCLSLYSATEKERISAQEEQEMSELLQKGLPQLNYTVAESLLLLAENPEAFSLDQSLCSHQHCFILLSYFAYTLGDRFVPEAELFLAIRNFLLSAQDRGDCPPPYILRAVLYLLAVCQDKGKGLDSRSLCTVRRILDNLPDLGLVYVHCPLLLEFFLRYPELMGRFGRQVLQLWFSWEDCSQTEAEEAGFGLRDQLSSANPLLPILKSNSSILLILLDLVCSSSVEVAQKVLVTLRTFLERSEDVLVCDLLRSRFLQILQQLLVESSSASLQANRNLPILLSLLFLVQLRSKGMRELDSTDFKLLHQVSNLCGKCRPRDTDLLQPSLNFLYWSLHQTTPCSQQRAVAVLLSNVSLLELLQKVLECTWTRSFPSEPAYLSPEDALLCSGWLLAASLLIYQHRYNAEVHQTLTLDLTEVLNAVIFRKKKPILLLVSIMQFLRAVLRQNFSSSLLVIVIQNTAHGATQPQPSSLEDAALHPLAMQQVCSLLVSLQNLLVHVYLQKDLLLSQAVVACLETLLEYLCVKNQDVALHVASQPWHRFLLLTLLNGGQKSVLQPEILRLVTLVSRGGVGCALFCSRMLVQCIWVVYWNLPPARMRSQILLWFCPSLYLCPIRIVLSSELPFHAVQKLTALTERILFFWCFCSIDLDHLEPLGRRGEAYREHATAVASLGACCGLLESKVLLGITASLPVSSQLLFQSLALQT is encoded by the exons atgtCGCCGCCGCCATGTCGCGACCGCCGCCGCCCTGCGCACGCGCCcgcggcccggcggggccgagctgatggcggcggcggcggccgcgtgATGGCGGCGGATGGCGTGCGGCCGCCACGCTGCGGGATGGGCGCTGCCCCTCCGCCCGCCGCTCTGCCTCGCCTGCGCCGTGGGCACCCTGGGCGATGGTGGTGCCTCG CTGGTGCGGAAGAAGCACGCGCTGTCCCGGCTGCGCGATGCCCTGGCCTGGCAGGCGCTGCCCGTCATCCGGCTGTTGGCACTGGACGAGAGGGTCTGCGCCTCTTTG GGATGTGCCATACTGTGGAAGACAGTGACGCCCAGGACCAATTCATAGAAG TTCTGGTGCATCTGGTAGTGGAGCTGAAGTCCGAGCAGTACTTGTGCTACATTTTGGATGAAAGCCAAAAAGAG CTGAGCAAAGCAACTACCATGAGAGGCAGCCTGCCCATATTCACACTCCTGGGCAAGCTGGCAGATGCCATCCCAGTCTTTGCTGATATACTGGTGGTAAAGCACA GTAATTTAGTGGATCATCTGCCGTTGGGCTTGAAGTACCCAAACGAAGGTGTAAAGGCTGCTGTCTGCTACTTGTATGGCAAGCTGTACTCCTCTCCTGTTGGCACAGAAAGGCTCTCAGCACACTTCGAAGAAAAGCTGTGTGGTCTCTTCTTGAATACTTTGGGCCATGCTCAGACAAAGGAGCTTCAGGTTAATTGTTTGG GTTTGCTAAAGGAGCTGCTGAAGTCTGACCATTTTGTATCCATTCTTATGAATAATTCAAGGACAGAGGAGGAATCTGAAAACTCTGACTTCTTAGAAGGGGAAAATCCACTTCCACTTGTTCTCAAAAAG TTTTTGTTGACCAGAGATGAGATGTTACAGGCAGCGAGTTCTCACTGTGTGGCTGCAGTGCTGGTTCACTCTCCCAGCAGATATGCTCCTGCCTTTATTCACGCAGATGTCCCAG AATTCCTGTTCGAGTGTCTCTTGTGCAACAGCGAGATTCTCATCTGGTCAGTGTATTGCTGTCTGCTTCTGCTAACTGAAGAAcgccttttcttttccaagtgtCACACAGTCTATG GCATTGAATCTCTGGTGAGGAGTCTCCAAGATGTCCTGCAGCTGAACAATGTGGAGTTACACAAGCAAGGGCTCCTGCTCTTCACTGAAATACTGAAACG GCAACCAGTGGAAATCACGTTATTCACAAACCGAGGCATATGCCTAGATGCCATTGATGTTCTGATGAAGACAGTGGACTGCCCAGTGCTGGAGGTGGTAGTGGAGGCTGTGAAAGCTGTGGCAGCTTTTCTGAG GAAGGACCATCTGAGCTCTCCTCCAGTCCCGtatgaaaagctgcagaaactGCTGGAGGCAGTGCTGAAGAGATGTGCTGACCTTTCCCCACCACAGAGTAGCAAGAAGCATGCA GGCGATCTCCTGTTCCCAGTGTCTCAGAGTCTTAGCAGAGTTTCTCAGAGACAGGGCCAGCTCTTGCTCAACACCCTGGAAAGTTTCAGAAGTGCCTGCAG GTTAGCAGTGGAATTCCAGAGTGACCCCATGGCCCAGGAGAACGCTTTCACTGCCCCTGGCTCAGAGAGCAAGGAGACGCTGAGCAACTTCTCTGAGTTCCTGCTGAGGATCTGTGACAGtctctgcatccccatggtCATG AACTACCTGGAAAAGGCTGTCAGCTCGTCAGTGATGGAGGTTTTCATCTCAGCACTAAATACCCTCTTTATGGTGGTGCCAAACATGCGGATTAAGTTCTCCAAAAAGCTGG CATCCTCCTCCTTCATCCGACTGACGCTGGAGCTGAAGGCCAGATTTTGCTCTGTACAAAG TAATCCTGCCTTGAATCAGGCCTGTTCCAGATTCCTCTGCAACTTGTGCCTGAGCCTTTACTCTGCCACAGAGAAGGAGAGAATTTCTGCTCAGGAAG AGCAAGAGATGTCTGAGCTCCTGCAGAAGGGTTTGCCTCAATTAAACTACACAGTTGCTGAAAGCCTTCTCCTGCTGGCTGAAAACCCCGAGGCTTTCTCCTTGGATCAGTCCCTTTGCAGCCACCAACACTGCTTCATACTCCTCTCATACTTTGCCTACACCCTTGGGGACAG GTTTGTCCCAGAAGCAGAACTGTTTTTAGCCATAAGAAATTTCCTCCTATCAGCACAGGACCGTGGAGACTGTCCCCCTCCATACATACTCAGAGCTGTGCTTTACCTCCTCGCTGTTTGTCAGGACAAAGGCAAAGGCCTGGACTCG AGGTCCTTGTGTACCGTAAGGAGGATCCTGGATAATCTCCCAGATCTGGGCTTGGTCTACGTTCACTGTCCTCTCCTGCTTGAATTCTTCCTGCGCTACCCTGAACTTATGGGGAGATTTGGACGCCAGGTTCTACAGCTCTGGTTTTCCTGGGAAGACTGCAGTCAGACTGAGGCTGAAGAGGCTGGTTTTGGCCTGCGTGATCAGCTGAGCAGTGCTAACCCTTTACTTCCCATTCTGAAGAGCAATTCCagcattttgcttattttactg GACCTGGTCTGCTCAAGCTCCGTGGAGGTAGCTCAGAAGGTGTTGGTGACTCTGAGGACCTTCCTGGAAAGAAGTGAGGATGTCCTTGTCTGTGACCTCCTCCGGAGCCGGTTCCTGCAGATTCTGCAGCAGCTATTGGTAGAGAGTAGCTCAGCTTCCTTACAAG CTAACAGGAACCTGCCCATTTTGCTGAGCCTGCTATTCCTGGTGCAGCTGCGGAGCAAGGGCATGAGGGAGCTGGACAGCACAGACTTCAAGCTGCTTCACCAAG TCAGTAACCTCTGCGGGAAATGCAGGCCCAGAGACACCGACCTCCTGCAGCCATCCCTGAATTTTCTGTACTGGAGCCTTCATCAGACAACACCTTGTAGTCAACAGAGAG CAGTGGCTGTGCTGCTCTCCAACGTGTCCTTGCTAGAGCTCCTCCAGAAGGTGTTGGAGTGCACCTGGACGAGGTCCTTTCCCTCTGAACCTGCCTACCTGTCGCCTGAGGATGCCTTGCTGTGTTCCGGATGGCTTTTGGCTGCTTCCCTCTTAATTTATCAGCATCGTTACAACGCTGAG GTTCACCAGACACTCACTCTAGACCTAACAGAAGTCCTGAATGCAGTCATCTTCAGGAAGAAGAAGCCAATCCTGCTGTTAG TGAGCATCATGCAGTTCCTGAGAGCTGTCCTGCGACAgaacttctcctcctccctgctggtGATTGTCATCCAGAACACAGCCCATGGCGCTACACAACCACAGCCATCATCGCTGGAGGATGCTGCCTTGCACCCCCTTGCCATGCAGCAGGTCTGCTCACTTCTCGTCAGCCTGCAGAACCTTTTGGTGCATGTCTACTTGCAG AAAGACTTGCTGCTTTCTCAAGCTGTGGTTGCCTGCCTGGAAACCTTACTGGAATACCTGTGTGTGAAGAACCAGGATGTTG cACTACACGTTGCTTCACAGCCCTGGCACCGATTCCTGCTCTTGACACTGCTCAATGGGGGCCAGAAATCCGTTCTGCAGCCAGAAATTCTCAGACTCGTGACTTTGGTGAgcaggggaggggtgggctgtgctctgttttgttCTCGTATGTTGGTACAGTGCATCTGGGTTGTTTACTGGAACTTACCTCCTGCACGTATGCGATCTCAGATACTACTGTGGTTTTGTCCGTCACTATATTTGTGTCCTATAAGAATTGTACTTTCAAGCGAACTTCCCTTCCACGCTGTGCAGAAACTGACTGCTCTAACTGAGCGCATCCTGttcttttggtgtttttgtaGCATTGATTTAGATCACCTAGAGcccctggggaggagaggggaagccTACAGAGAACATGCAACTGCTGTTGCCAGTCTGGGAGCATGCTGTGGCTTGTTGGAGAGCAAAGTTCTGCTTGGCATCACAGCTTCTCTTCCAGTCTCTTCACAGCTTCTCTTCCAGTCTTTGGCCTTACAGACCTGA
- the MEI1 gene encoding meiosis inhibitor protein 1 isoform X7, translating to MSPPPCRDRRRPAHAPAARRGRADGGGGGRVMAADGVRPPRCGMGAAPPPAALPRLRRGHPGRWWCLAGAEEARAVPAARCPGLAGAARHPAVGTGREGLRLFGMCHTVEDSDAQDQFIEVLVHLVVELKSEQYLCYILDESQKELSKATTMRGSLPIFTLLGKLADAIPVFADILVVKHSNLVDHLPLGLKYPNEGVKAAVCYLYGKLYSSPVGTERLSAHFEEKLCGLFLNTLGHAQTKELQVNCLGLLKELLKSDHFVSILMNNSRTEEESENSDFLEGENPLPLVLKKFLLTRDEMLQAASSHCVAAVLVHSPSRYAPAFIHADVPEFLFECLLCNSEILIWSVYCCLLLLTEERLFFSKCHTVYGIESLVRSLQDVLQLNNVELHKQGLLLFTEILKRQPVEITLFTNRGICLDAIDVLMKTVDCPVLEVVVEAVKAVAAFLRKDHLSSPPVPYEKLQKLLEAVLKRCADLSPPQSSKKHAGDLLFPVSQSLSRVSQRQGQLLLNTLESFRSACRLAVEFQSDPMAQENAFTAPGSESKETLSNFSEFLLRICDSLCIPMVMNYLEKAVSSSVMEVFISALNTLFMVVPNMRIKFSKKLASSSFIRLTLELKARFCSVQSNPALNQACSRFLCNLCLSLYSATEKERISAQEEQEMSELLQKGLPQLNYTVAESLLLLAENPEAFSLDQSLCSHQHCFILLSYFAYTLGDRFVPEAELFLAIRNFLLSAQDRGDCPPPYILRAVLYLLAVCQDKGKGLDSRSLCTVRRILDNLPDLGLVYVHCPLLLEFFLRYPELMGRFGRQVLQLWFSWEDCSQTEAEEAGFGLRDQLSSANPLLPILKSNSSILLILLDLVCSSSVEVAQKVLVTLRTFLERSEDVLVCDLLRSRFLQILQQLLVESSSASLQANRNLPILLSLLFLVQLRSKGMRELDSTDFKLLHQVSNLCGKCRPRDTDLLQPSLNFLYWSLHQTTPCSQQRGSPDTHSRPNRSPECSHLQEEEANPAVSEHHAVPESCPATELLLLPAGDCHPEHSPWRYTTTAIIAGGCCLAPPCHAAGLLTSRQPAEPFGACLLAERLAAFSSCGCLPGNLTGIPVCEEPGCCTTRCFTALAPIPALDTAQWGPEIRSAARNSQTRDFVCKVPEQQCYFSKRN from the exons atgtCGCCGCCGCCATGTCGCGACCGCCGCCGCCCTGCGCACGCGCCcgcggcccggcggggccgagctgatggcggcggcggcggccgcgtgATGGCGGCGGATGGCGTGCGGCCGCCACGCTGCGGGATGGGCGCTGCCCCTCCGCCCGCCGCTCTGCCTCGCCTGCGCCGTGGGCACCCTGGGCGATGGTGGTGCCTCG CTGGTGCGGAAGAAGCACGCGCTGTCCCGGCTGCGCGATGCCCTGGCCTGGCAGGCGCTGCCCGTCATCCGGCTGTTGGCACTGGACGAGAGGGTCTGCGCCTCTTTG GGATGTGCCATACTGTGGAAGACAGTGACGCCCAGGACCAATTCATAGAAG TTCTGGTGCATCTGGTAGTGGAGCTGAAGTCCGAGCAGTACTTGTGCTACATTTTGGATGAAAGCCAAAAAGAG CTGAGCAAAGCAACTACCATGAGAGGCAGCCTGCCCATATTCACACTCCTGGGCAAGCTGGCAGATGCCATCCCAGTCTTTGCTGATATACTGGTGGTAAAGCACA GTAATTTAGTGGATCATCTGCCGTTGGGCTTGAAGTACCCAAACGAAGGTGTAAAGGCTGCTGTCTGCTACTTGTATGGCAAGCTGTACTCCTCTCCTGTTGGCACAGAAAGGCTCTCAGCACACTTCGAAGAAAAGCTGTGTGGTCTCTTCTTGAATACTTTGGGCCATGCTCAGACAAAGGAGCTTCAGGTTAATTGTTTGG GTTTGCTAAAGGAGCTGCTGAAGTCTGACCATTTTGTATCCATTCTTATGAATAATTCAAGGACAGAGGAGGAATCTGAAAACTCTGACTTCTTAGAAGGGGAAAATCCACTTCCACTTGTTCTCAAAAAG TTTTTGTTGACCAGAGATGAGATGTTACAGGCAGCGAGTTCTCACTGTGTGGCTGCAGTGCTGGTTCACTCTCCCAGCAGATATGCTCCTGCCTTTATTCACGCAGATGTCCCAG AATTCCTGTTCGAGTGTCTCTTGTGCAACAGCGAGATTCTCATCTGGTCAGTGTATTGCTGTCTGCTTCTGCTAACTGAAGAAcgccttttcttttccaagtgtCACACAGTCTATG GCATTGAATCTCTGGTGAGGAGTCTCCAAGATGTCCTGCAGCTGAACAATGTGGAGTTACACAAGCAAGGGCTCCTGCTCTTCACTGAAATACTGAAACG GCAACCAGTGGAAATCACGTTATTCACAAACCGAGGCATATGCCTAGATGCCATTGATGTTCTGATGAAGACAGTGGACTGCCCAGTGCTGGAGGTGGTAGTGGAGGCTGTGAAAGCTGTGGCAGCTTTTCTGAG GAAGGACCATCTGAGCTCTCCTCCAGTCCCGtatgaaaagctgcagaaactGCTGGAGGCAGTGCTGAAGAGATGTGCTGACCTTTCCCCACCACAGAGTAGCAAGAAGCATGCA GGCGATCTCCTGTTCCCAGTGTCTCAGAGTCTTAGCAGAGTTTCTCAGAGACAGGGCCAGCTCTTGCTCAACACCCTGGAAAGTTTCAGAAGTGCCTGCAG GTTAGCAGTGGAATTCCAGAGTGACCCCATGGCCCAGGAGAACGCTTTCACTGCCCCTGGCTCAGAGAGCAAGGAGACGCTGAGCAACTTCTCTGAGTTCCTGCTGAGGATCTGTGACAGtctctgcatccccatggtCATG AACTACCTGGAAAAGGCTGTCAGCTCGTCAGTGATGGAGGTTTTCATCTCAGCACTAAATACCCTCTTTATGGTGGTGCCAAACATGCGGATTAAGTTCTCCAAAAAGCTGG CATCCTCCTCCTTCATCCGACTGACGCTGGAGCTGAAGGCCAGATTTTGCTCTGTACAAAG TAATCCTGCCTTGAATCAGGCCTGTTCCAGATTCCTCTGCAACTTGTGCCTGAGCCTTTACTCTGCCACAGAGAAGGAGAGAATTTCTGCTCAGGAAG AGCAAGAGATGTCTGAGCTCCTGCAGAAGGGTTTGCCTCAATTAAACTACACAGTTGCTGAAAGCCTTCTCCTGCTGGCTGAAAACCCCGAGGCTTTCTCCTTGGATCAGTCCCTTTGCAGCCACCAACACTGCTTCATACTCCTCTCATACTTTGCCTACACCCTTGGGGACAG GTTTGTCCCAGAAGCAGAACTGTTTTTAGCCATAAGAAATTTCCTCCTATCAGCACAGGACCGTGGAGACTGTCCCCCTCCATACATACTCAGAGCTGTGCTTTACCTCCTCGCTGTTTGTCAGGACAAAGGCAAAGGCCTGGACTCG AGGTCCTTGTGTACCGTAAGGAGGATCCTGGATAATCTCCCAGATCTGGGCTTGGTCTACGTTCACTGTCCTCTCCTGCTTGAATTCTTCCTGCGCTACCCTGAACTTATGGGGAGATTTGGACGCCAGGTTCTACAGCTCTGGTTTTCCTGGGAAGACTGCAGTCAGACTGAGGCTGAAGAGGCTGGTTTTGGCCTGCGTGATCAGCTGAGCAGTGCTAACCCTTTACTTCCCATTCTGAAGAGCAATTCCagcattttgcttattttactg GACCTGGTCTGCTCAAGCTCCGTGGAGGTAGCTCAGAAGGTGTTGGTGACTCTGAGGACCTTCCTGGAAAGAAGTGAGGATGTCCTTGTCTGTGACCTCCTCCGGAGCCGGTTCCTGCAGATTCTGCAGCAGCTATTGGTAGAGAGTAGCTCAGCTTCCTTACAAG CTAACAGGAACCTGCCCATTTTGCTGAGCCTGCTATTCCTGGTGCAGCTGCGGAGCAAGGGCATGAGGGAGCTGGACAGCACAGACTTCAAGCTGCTTCACCAAG TCAGTAACCTCTGCGGGAAATGCAGGCCCAGAGACACCGACCTCCTGCAGCCATCCCTGAATTTTCTGTACTGGAGCCTTCATCAGACAACACCTTGTAGTCAACAGAGAG GTTCACCAGACACTCACTCTAGACCTAACAGAAGTCCTGAATGCAGTCATCTTCAGGAAGAAGAAGCCAATCCTGCTGTTAG TGAGCATCATGCAGTTCCTGAGAGCTGTCCTGCGACAgaacttctcctcctccctgctggtGATTGTCATCCAGAACACAGCCCATGGCGCTACACAACCACAGCCATCATCGCTGGAGGATGCTGCCTTGCACCCCCTTGCCATGCAGCAGGTCTGCTCACTTCTCGTCAGCCTGCAGAACCTTTTGGTGCATGTCTACTTGCAG AAAGACTTGCTGCTTTCTCAAGCTGTGGTTGCCTGCCTGGAAACCTTACTGGAATACCTGTGTGTGAAGAACCAGGATGTTG cACTACACGTTGCTTCACAGCCCTGGCACCGATTCCTGCTCTTGACACTGCTCAATGGGGGCCAGAAATCCGTTCTGCAGCCAGAAATTCTCAGACTCGTGACTTTG TTTGTAAGGTACCAGAGCAGCAATGTTAtttctcaaaaagaaattaG